The Methylomagnum ishizawai genome has a window encoding:
- a CDS encoding protein-glutamate methylesterase/protein-glutamine glutaminase: MTRIRLLIVDDSALMRAVLGGVFDSAPDIEVVGTAQDPYDARDKIKALNPDVLTLDVEMPRMDGLTFLRNLMRLRPMPVVMLSTLTAEGAETTLQALAYGAVDFMQKPVAAQGGDISDYAAEIIGKVRAAARCPVRALEAGAGPSVPPVLVAAPPRRGLIAVGASTGGTEAIKAVVRGLPARTPPVVVSQHLPFAFSASFAKHVDQAGALRAKLAEDGEPLAAGTVYIAPGNRHLRVLRRGDGYSARLDDGGPVNRHKPSVDVMFHSVAEAAGAEAVGVLLTGMGADGAQGLKAMRDAGAGTLAQDEATSVVWGMPGEACRIGAAGRTLPLDRIPATLLEMLNRRR; the protein is encoded by the coding sequence ATGACTAGAATTAGGTTGTTGATCGTGGACGATTCGGCCCTGATGCGGGCGGTGTTGGGCGGGGTGTTCGACTCGGCCCCGGATATCGAGGTGGTGGGCACGGCCCAGGACCCCTACGACGCCCGCGACAAGATCAAGGCGTTGAATCCGGACGTGTTGACCCTGGACGTGGAAATGCCGCGCATGGATGGCTTGACCTTCCTGCGCAACCTGATGCGCCTTAGGCCCATGCCGGTGGTGATGCTGTCCACCCTGACCGCGGAGGGCGCGGAAACCACCTTACAGGCCCTGGCCTATGGCGCGGTGGACTTCATGCAGAAGCCGGTCGCGGCCCAGGGCGGGGATATTTCCGACTACGCGGCGGAAATCATCGGCAAGGTCCGCGCCGCCGCCCGTTGCCCGGTGCGGGCCTTGGAAGCGGGGGCCGGGCCGTCCGTCCCGCCGGTTTTGGTTGCGGCCCCGCCGCGGCGGGGCTTGATCGCGGTGGGCGCTTCGACCGGCGGCACCGAGGCCATCAAGGCGGTGGTGCGGGGCTTGCCCGCGCGGACGCCGCCCGTGGTGGTCAGCCAGCACCTGCCCTTCGCCTTCAGCGCCTCGTTCGCCAAGCATGTGGACCAGGCCGGGGCGCTGAGGGCCAAGCTGGCCGAGGACGGCGAGCCACTCGCCGCCGGGACCGTCTATATCGCGCCCGGCAACCGCCACCTCCGGGTGTTGCGGCGCGGCGATGGCTATAGCGCCCGGCTCGACGACGGCGGGCCGGTCAACCGCCACAAGCCCTCGGTGGATGTGATGTTCCACTCGGTGGCGGAAGCGGCGGGGGCGGAGGCGGTCGGCGTGTTGCTGACCGGCATGGGCGCGGATGGGGCGCAAGGACTCAAGGCCATGCGCGACGCGGGGGCGGGGACGCTCGCCCAGGACGAGGCCACCTCGGTGGTGTGGGGAATGCCGGGGGAAGCTTGCAGGATCGGCGCGGCCGGGCGCACGCTGCCCCTCGACAGGATTCCCGCCACCCTTCTCGAAATGCTTAACCGACGGCGGTGA
- a CDS encoding phosphoglycolate phosphatase, with protein MLPSRPGLIVFDLDGTLVDSAPDIAQAVDIMLGRLGLPRAGEVRVRGWIGNGVEMLVKRALTGVARPEGEPPRFREALDLFMDAYAGHMCDRSRVYPGVMDGLAAIKAGGFPTACVTNKHSRFTQTLLEQLGLAPYLDFVGSGDQFGQHKPHPEPLLKTAAHFGVAPAQSLMVGDSANDAEAAHRAGFMLALVPYGYHGAVDLAALEPDVVVESIADLPGLFEVP; from the coding sequence ATGCTGCCTTCCCGGCCCGGCCTGATCGTCTTCGACCTCGACGGCACCTTGGTGGACAGCGCCCCCGATATCGCCCAGGCGGTGGATATCATGCTGGGCCGCCTGGGCCTGCCGCGGGCGGGCGAGGTCCGGGTGCGGGGCTGGATCGGCAATGGCGTCGAGATGCTGGTCAAACGCGCCCTGACCGGCGTGGCGCGGCCCGAGGGCGAGCCGCCCCGGTTCCGGGAGGCGTTGGATCTGTTCATGGATGCCTACGCCGGGCATATGTGCGACCGGAGCCGCGTTTATCCGGGCGTGATGGACGGCTTGGCGGCGATCAAGGCCGGGGGTTTCCCGACCGCCTGCGTCACCAACAAGCATTCGCGCTTCACCCAAACCCTGTTGGAACAGCTCGGCCTCGCGCCCTATCTCGATTTCGTCGGCAGTGGCGACCAATTCGGCCAGCATAAACCCCACCCGGAGCCTTTGCTCAAGACCGCCGCCCATTTCGGTGTCGCGCCTGCCCAAAGCCTGATGGTGGGCGATTCGGCCAACGACGCCGAGGCCGCGCACCGGGCCGGGTTCATGCTGGCGCTGGTGCCTTATGGGTATCATGGCGCGGTCGATCTCGCGGCTTTGGAGCCGGATGTGGTGGTGGAATCCATCGCGGACTTGCCGGGTTTGTTCGAGGTCCCCTGA
- the trpE gene encoding anthranilate synthase component I, with protein sequence MTPEQFQHYAEQGYNRIPLAREVLADLDTPLSAYLKLADAPYSYLFESVHGGEQWGRYSIIGLPCRTVISVRGPEITVVRDGQRIETATPANPLDWVRDYAARFRVPPISGLPRFSGGLVGYFGYETIHYIEPRLATAKPDPIGAPDILLMVSEDVLVFDNLKGRLLVITHADPAEPNAYPAAQDRLDTLIRGLRQNRLPAREFKVPKQVEESEFVSGFTQEGYENGVRRIKDYIVEGDVMQVVLSQRMSIPYSAPPLDLYRALRCLNPSPYMFHMNLGAFHIVGSSPEILVRLEEGTVTVRPIAGTRRRGRTPEEDTALEKDLLADPKEIAEHLMLIDLGRNDAGRVAQTGTVKVTDKMIIERYSHVMHIVSNVVGQLAEGSDAFEVLKATFPAGTVSGAPKIRAMEIIAELEPVKRGVYSGAVGYVGWSGNLDTAIAIRTAVIKDGTLHIQAGAGVVHDSVPLNEWEETLNKGRAVFRAVAMAEAGLEGGQP encoded by the coding sequence ATGACGCCCGAACAGTTCCAGCACTACGCCGAGCAAGGCTATAACCGCATCCCCCTCGCCCGCGAAGTCCTCGCCGATCTCGATACCCCTTTAAGCGCCTATCTCAAGCTGGCCGACGCGCCGTACTCCTACTTGTTCGAGTCGGTCCACGGCGGCGAGCAATGGGGGCGATATTCCATCATCGGCCTGCCTTGCCGTACCGTAATCAGCGTGCGCGGGCCGGAAATCACGGTGGTCCGCGACGGCCAGCGCATCGAGACCGCCACCCCGGCCAATCCCTTGGACTGGGTCCGCGATTACGCCGCCCGCTTCCGCGTGCCCCCGATTTCGGGTTTGCCGCGTTTCAGCGGCGGCCTGGTCGGCTATTTCGGCTACGAAACCATCCACTACATCGAACCGCGCCTCGCCACCGCCAAGCCCGACCCCATCGGTGCCCCCGATATCCTCTTGATGGTGTCGGAAGACGTGCTGGTGTTCGACAACCTCAAGGGGCGGCTCCTGGTCATCACCCATGCCGATCCCGCCGAACCCAACGCCTACCCCGCCGCCCAGGACCGGCTCGATACCCTGATCCGTGGCCTGCGCCAGAACCGCCTACCCGCCCGGGAGTTCAAAGTGCCCAAGCAGGTGGAGGAAAGCGAATTCGTTTCCGGTTTCACCCAGGAGGGCTATGAGAACGGCGTCCGCCGTATCAAGGACTACATCGTCGAGGGCGATGTGATGCAGGTGGTGTTGTCGCAACGCATGTCGATTCCGTACTCGGCCCCGCCCTTGGATTTATACCGCGCCCTGCGTTGCCTCAATCCCTCGCCCTATATGTTCCATATGAACCTGGGCGCGTTCCACATCGTGGGTTCCTCGCCGGAAATCCTGGTGCGCTTGGAGGAGGGCACCGTCACCGTGCGGCCCATCGCGGGCACCCGCCGCCGTGGCCGGACCCCGGAGGAAGACACGGCCTTGGAAAAGGATTTGCTGGCCGATCCCAAGGAAATCGCCGAACACCTGATGCTCATCGACCTCGGGCGCAACGACGCGGGCCGCGTGGCCCAGACCGGCACGGTCAAGGTCACGGATAAGATGATTATCGAACGCTATTCGCACGTCATGCACATCGTGTCCAACGTGGTCGGCCAGTTGGCGGAAGGCAGCGACGCTTTCGAGGTGCTGAAAGCCACCTTCCCGGCCGGCACGGTCAGCGGTGCCCCGAAAATCCGCGCCATGGAAATCATCGCCGAATTGGAACCCGTGAAACGCGGGGTTTATTCGGGCGCGGTGGGTTATGTGGGTTGGTCCGGTAATCTCGACACCGCCATCGCCATCCGCACCGCCGTCATCAAGGACGGTACCCTGCATATCCAGGCCGGGGCGGGCGTGGTGCATGATTCCGTGCCGCTCAACGAATGGGAAGAAACCTTGAACAAGGGCCGCGCCGTATTCCGGGCGGTCGCGATGGCGGAAGCCGGGCTCGAAGGAGGACAGCCATGA
- the trpD gene encoding anthranilate phosphoribosyltransferase, with the protein MDIPALLQTLLDKQDLDPSQMRGAMRTIMSGGATPAQIGAFLVALRAKGESVGEVVAAAKVLREMSTKVPVKDAHLIDTCGTGGDGARTFNISTASAFVVAAAGAKVAKHGSRSVSSKSGSADVLEAAGVNLDLTPDQVRACIEEVGLGFLFAQRHHGAMKYAIGPRRELGIRTIFNLLGPLTNPAGASHQLVGVYSEAWIEPLANALRELGSSHVLVVHADDGLDEISIGAPTQVAELRNGQIETYTLAPERFGLERAPLAVLAVDTALESLRMVRGVLGGAPGPARDIVLLNAGAAIYAADLTDSLEAGVERAKSAIDSGAARAKLDQLIHFTQAFAKP; encoded by the coding sequence ATGGACATCCCCGCCCTCCTCCAAACCCTCCTCGATAAACAAGACCTCGACCCCTCCCAGATGCGCGGGGCCATGCGCACCATCATGAGCGGCGGCGCGACCCCCGCCCAGATCGGCGCGTTCCTGGTGGCGCTTAGGGCCAAAGGCGAGAGCGTCGGCGAAGTGGTCGCCGCCGCCAAGGTCTTGCGGGAAATGTCCACCAAGGTGCCGGTCAAGGATGCCCACCTGATCGACACCTGCGGCACCGGCGGCGACGGTGCCCGCACCTTCAATATCAGCACCGCCAGCGCCTTCGTGGTCGCCGCCGCCGGGGCCAAGGTCGCCAAGCACGGCAGCCGTTCCGTCTCCAGCAAATCCGGCAGCGCCGACGTGCTGGAAGCGGCGGGCGTCAACCTGGACCTGACCCCGGACCAAGTGCGGGCCTGCATCGAGGAAGTCGGCCTCGGTTTCCTGTTCGCCCAGCGCCACCATGGCGCGATGAAATACGCCATCGGGCCGCGCCGCGAACTCGGCATCCGCACCATCTTCAACCTGTTGGGACCGCTCACCAACCCGGCGGGCGCGAGCCATCAACTGGTCGGCGTGTATTCCGAAGCCTGGATCGAACCCCTCGCCAACGCCCTGCGCGAACTCGGCAGCAGCCACGTCCTGGTGGTCCACGCCGACGATGGGCTGGACGAGATCAGCATCGGCGCTCCCACCCAGGTCGCCGAGCTGCGGAACGGCCAGATCGAAACCTACACCCTGGCCCCGGAACGCTTCGGCCTGGAACGCGCCCCGCTGGCGGTCCTCGCCGTCGATACGGCGTTGGAAAGCCTGCGCATGGTGCGCGGCGTCCTGGGCGGCGCGCCCGGCCCGGCCCGCGATATCGTGCTGCTGAACGCCGGGGCCGCGATCTACGCCGCCGATTTGACCGACAGCCTGGAAGCGGGCGTCGAACGCGCCAAATCCGCCATCGACAGCGGCGCGGCCCGTGCCAAGCTCGACCAACTCATCCATTTCACCCAAGCCTTCGCCAAGCCATGA
- a CDS encoding CheR family methyltransferase — protein sequence MSAPANKPGYFREFEYGLEDFERLRSLSFAYSGIRVPDDKFDMFYSRLAKRLRTLGLTRFRDYCAVVEDRAGPEFTEFINAITTNLTSFFRENHHFDYLQTQVVPQWLRRNAASRRVRVWSAGCSTGEEPYSIAMTLLEADARLGGWDLKILATDLDTRVLATAAAGVYDADSVGRLSQERLRRWFLKGGGQHAGRVKVKDAVRDLVHFQQLNLIGPWDLQGPFDLIFCRNVLIYFDQPTKARLIGRYFDLLAPGGYLFIGHSESLHTFAHRFENLGQTMYRKPEAAP from the coding sequence ATGTCCGCCCCGGCCAACAAGCCCGGCTATTTCCGGGAATTCGAGTACGGCCTTGAGGATTTCGAGCGGCTGCGGAGTTTGTCCTTCGCCTACTCGGGGATCAGGGTGCCGGACGACAAGTTCGATATGTTCTATTCCCGGCTGGCGAAGCGGCTTCGGACCTTGGGCCTGACCCGGTTCCGCGATTATTGCGCGGTGGTGGAGGACCGCGCCGGCCCGGAATTCACCGAATTCATCAACGCCATCACCACCAATCTGACCTCGTTCTTCCGCGAGAACCATCATTTCGACTATCTCCAGACCCAAGTGGTGCCGCAATGGCTGCGCCGCAACGCCGCTTCCCGCCGCGTGCGGGTCTGGTCGGCGGGCTGTTCCACCGGCGAGGAGCCTTATTCCATCGCCATGACCTTGTTGGAGGCCGACGCCCGCCTCGGCGGCTGGGATCTGAAAATCCTCGCCACCGACTTGGATACGCGGGTGTTGGCGACGGCGGCGGCCGGGGTCTACGACGCCGACAGCGTGGGCCGTTTGAGCCAGGAGCGGCTGCGGCGTTGGTTCCTCAAGGGCGGGGGTCAGCACGCGGGCCGGGTGAAGGTGAAGGACGCGGTGCGCGACCTGGTGCATTTCCAGCAATTGAACCTGATCGGCCCTTGGGATTTGCAAGGGCCGTTCGACCTTATTTTTTGCCGCAACGTGCTGATTTATTTCGACCAACCGACCAAGGCCCGTTTGATCGGGCGTTATTTCGACCTGTTGGCGCCGGGCGGGTATTTGTTCATCGGCCATTCCGAATCGCTGCACACCTTTGCGCACCGCTTCGAGAACCTGGGCCAGACCATGTATCGCAAGCCAGAGGCCGCGCCATGA
- the rpe gene encoding ribulose-phosphate 3-epimerase, whose product MNDFWIAPSILSADFARLGEEVANVLESGADVVHFDVMDNHYVPNLTIGPLVCEALRKYGVTAPIDVHLMVKPVDRIIPDFLKAGASYITFHPEASEHIDRSLQLIKDGGAKCGLVFNPATPLDVLEYTLAKVDMILLMSVNPGFGGQKFIPYVLDKARKVREMIDNSGRDIRLEIDGGVGPANIAEVARAGVDTFVAGSAVFGAGQAGDPNRYNSIIKAMRDELAKVRG is encoded by the coding sequence ATGAACGATTTCTGGATCGCGCCTTCCATCCTCTCCGCCGACTTCGCCCGCTTGGGCGAGGAAGTGGCGAACGTTCTCGAATCCGGCGCGGATGTGGTCCATTTCGATGTGATGGACAACCATTACGTGCCCAACTTGACCATCGGCCCCCTGGTCTGCGAAGCCCTCCGCAAATACGGCGTCACCGCCCCCATCGACGTGCATCTGATGGTGAAGCCGGTGGACCGCATCATTCCCGATTTCCTCAAGGCCGGGGCCAGCTATATCACCTTCCACCCGGAAGCCTCCGAGCATATCGACCGCAGCCTGCAACTCATCAAGGACGGCGGGGCCAAGTGCGGCTTGGTGTTCAACCCGGCCACCCCGCTCGATGTGCTGGAATATACCTTGGCGAAGGTGGACATGATCCTGTTGATGTCGGTCAACCCCGGTTTCGGTGGCCAGAAATTCATCCCCTACGTGCTGGACAAGGCCCGCAAGGTGCGCGAGATGATCGACAACTCGGGCCGCGATATCCGCCTGGAAATCGATGGCGGCGTCGGCCCGGCCAATATCGCCGAAGTGGCGCGGGCGGGCGTGGATACCTTCGTGGCCGGTTCCGCCGTGTTCGGCGCGGGCCAGGCGGGCGACCCGAACCGTTATAACAGCATCATCAAGGCCATGCGCGACGAACTGGCCAAGGTCCGCGGCTGA
- the cheD gene encoding chemoreceptor glutamine deamidase CheD — protein sequence MKHGDPRLAACLPGFEEVRRYWDEGEGMAIAKILPGEYYVTAQDEQIVTVLGSCVAACIRDRVLGIGGMNHFMLPSITGERLRDERSEIIGSATRYGNYAMEHLINTILGRGGQRKNLEVKVFGGGKLMPALSDVGERNIRFVTDYLAIERMPVLASDLGDIYPRKVVFYPASGRVRVKKLKDVPATTVLGRELRYRDAIKDVEVRGEVDLF from the coding sequence ATGAAACACGGCGACCCCAGGCTCGCCGCCTGCCTGCCCGGTTTCGAGGAGGTGAGGCGCTATTGGGACGAGGGCGAGGGCATGGCCATCGCCAAAATCCTGCCCGGCGAATATTACGTCACCGCCCAGGACGAACAGATCGTGACGGTCCTGGGCTCCTGCGTGGCGGCTTGTATCCGCGACCGGGTTCTGGGGATCGGCGGCATGAACCATTTCATGCTGCCCTCGATCACCGGCGAGCGGCTGCGGGACGAGCGCTCCGAGATCATCGGTTCCGCCACCCGCTATGGCAATTACGCCATGGAGCATCTCATCAACACCATCCTGGGGCGCGGCGGCCAGCGCAAGAATCTGGAGGTGAAGGTGTTCGGCGGCGGCAAGCTCATGCCGGCCCTGAGCGATGTGGGCGAGCGCAATATCCGCTTCGTCACCGATTATCTCGCCATCGAGCGGATGCCCGTGCTGGCGAGCGACCTGGGCGATATCTATCCGCGCAAGGTGGTGTTCTATCCCGCCTCGGGCCGGGTGCGGGTCAAGAAACTCAAGGACGTTCCGGCCACGACGGTACTGGGCCGCGAGTTGCGGTACCGCGACGCCATCAAGGATGTCGAGGTGCGGGGCGAGGTGGACCTGTTTTGA
- a CDS encoding TIGR04255 family protein, with translation MGQPINDKHAIEVAAFIVAFERPFSERSIEALLGLQELLKADYPAFNKIGVFKISFGDKTAPSQPSNKISGVLLQKFRTDGRPAWALRVENNNIIVSCFDYERWEPSSSKAIEHLKKVINIIYVYDEQNPLGIVALQVIDRFVSHDDGYDIGHVFNRKTRYLTKQAIEAGSLWHVHQGWFREEKTVDVKYSCLNTLNVSASSGPVGLISTIDHTLECRFKQGLSVCEALDEDFLRDIFGLLHGYNKDVVGDLLNSRQKKRIGL, from the coding sequence ATGGGCCAACCTATCAATGATAAACACGCGATTGAAGTGGCGGCATTTATAGTTGCATTTGAACGTCCTTTTTCGGAAAGGTCTATTGAAGCTCTTTTGGGGCTTCAAGAATTGCTAAAAGCAGATTATCCGGCATTCAATAAAATTGGGGTTTTTAAGATCAGCTTTGGTGATAAAACTGCTCCTTCACAACCTAGCAACAAGATATCTGGGGTTTTATTGCAAAAGTTTCGTACCGATGGTCGGCCTGCTTGGGCATTGCGCGTAGAGAATAATAATATAATTGTATCTTGCTTTGATTATGAGCGCTGGGAACCTTCATCATCAAAGGCTATCGAGCATTTGAAAAAAGTAATTAATATTATATATGTATATGATGAGCAAAATCCTCTTGGTATTGTTGCGTTGCAAGTAATTGACCGGTTTGTTTCCCATGATGATGGCTATGATATTGGTCATGTCTTCAATAGGAAAACGCGATATTTAACTAAACAAGCTATAGAAGCCGGTTCTCTATGGCATGTGCATCAAGGATGGTTTAGAGAGGAAAAAACTGTGGATGTTAAATATTCATGCCTTAATACGCTTAATGTGAGTGCTAGCTCTGGCCCGGTAGGGTTAATTAGCACAATTGACCATACTCTTGAATGTCGTTTTAAACAAGGGCTTTCTGTATGTGAGGCTTTAGATGAAGATTTTTTGAGGGATATTTTTGGTCTTTTGCATGGTTATAATAAGGATGTGGTTGGGGATTTGCTTAATAGCCGCCAAAAAAAGAGGATAGGACTATGA
- a CDS encoding inositol monophosphatase family protein, translating into MHPDIDALAPLLKTTAQEEILPRFARAERSFKPDGSIVTEVDFAVQNRLALALKQRHPQFELLGEEMDEARQRALLDRAGPGLWCLDPLDGTSNFAAGLPFFCISLALLRGGEPVLGLIYDPVRDECFAAEKGRGAWLNGQPLGGHGGGLPLRHGLAMVDFKRLDPALAAELALHPPYSSHRYLGSGALEWCWLAAGRFHAYLHGGQKLWDYAAGSLILAEAGGCAASLDGKPILATALKPTSVVAAANPGLFGEWRAFLAPRTARPA; encoded by the coding sequence ATGCATCCCGATATCGACGCCCTCGCCCCGCTCCTCAAAACCACCGCCCAGGAAGAAATCCTCCCCCGCTTCGCCCGCGCCGAACGCAGCTTCAAACCCGACGGCAGCATCGTCACCGAAGTGGATTTCGCGGTGCAAAACCGCCTGGCCCTGGCCCTCAAACAACGTCATCCCCAATTCGAACTGCTGGGCGAGGAGATGGACGAAGCCCGGCAACGGGCCTTGCTGGACCGGGCCGGGCCGGGGCTATGGTGCCTCGATCCCCTCGATGGCACCAGCAACTTCGCGGCGGGGCTGCCGTTCTTCTGCATCTCCCTGGCCTTGCTGCGGGGCGGGGAGCCGGTGCTGGGGCTGATCTACGATCCGGTGCGGGACGAGTGCTTCGCCGCCGAGAAAGGCCGGGGCGCGTGGCTGAACGGCCAGCCGCTCGGTGGACACGGCGGCGGCCTGCCCTTGCGGCATGGCTTGGCGATGGTGGATTTCAAGCGCTTGGACCCGGCCCTCGCCGCCGAACTCGCCCTGCATCCGCCCTATAGTTCGCACCGCTACCTGGGTTCGGGCGCGTTGGAATGGTGCTGGCTGGCGGCGGGCCGCTTCCATGCCTATTTGCACGGCGGGCAGAAGCTATGGGATTACGCGGCGGGCAGCCTGATCTTGGCGGAAGCCGGCGGTTGCGCCGCCTCCCTGGACGGCAAGCCCATCCTCGCCACGGCCTTGAAACCGACCTCGGTCGTCGCCGCCGCCAATCCCGGCCTGTTCGGGGAATGGCGGGCCTTCCTGGCCCCGCGGACGGCTAGGCCAGCGTAA
- a CDS encoding STAS domain-containing protein, producing the protein MAISSQLSGDGAEMILRIDGRFDFSQHQAFRTALEAAGGARSFVVDLGHSEYMDSAALGMLLLLLEKAGGSRERVRIVNPNPNVRKILEIANFDKLFTLA; encoded by the coding sequence ATGGCGATCAGCAGCCAATTGAGCGGCGACGGTGCCGAAATGATCCTGAGGATCGACGGACGCTTCGATTTCAGCCAGCACCAGGCCTTCCGCACCGCCTTGGAGGCGGCGGGCGGCGCCCGCAGTTTCGTGGTGGACCTTGGCCATTCCGAATACATGGACAGCGCCGCCCTGGGGATGCTGCTGCTGCTGTTGGAGAAGGCCGGTGGCAGCCGGGAACGGGTGAGGATCGTCAATCCCAATCCCAATGTCAGGAAAATCCTGGAGATCGCCAATTTCGACAAGCTGTTTACGCTGGCCTAG
- a CDS encoding anthranilate synthase component II, with protein sequence MKVLMIDNYDSFTYNLVQYLAELGAEVRVVRNDQIAVEEIETIDPDKIVISPGPCTPKEAGISVETIRRYAGRYPILGVCLGHQSIGHAFGGNIIHAKSIMHGKTSMVYHHNIGVFHGLNNPFQATRYHSLVIEQSTLPECLEITAWTEDKAGNIGEIMGVRHRELDIEGVQFHPESILTEQGHELLGNFLRR encoded by the coding sequence ATGAAAGTCTTGATGATCGATAACTACGATTCGTTCACTTATAACCTGGTGCAATACCTGGCCGAACTCGGCGCGGAAGTCCGGGTGGTGCGCAACGACCAGATTGCGGTGGAGGAAATCGAAACCATCGACCCCGACAAGATCGTGATTTCCCCCGGCCCCTGCACGCCGAAGGAGGCGGGGATTTCGGTGGAGACCATCCGCCGTTATGCCGGGCGCTATCCGATCCTGGGCGTGTGTTTGGGGCACCAGAGTATCGGCCACGCCTTCGGTGGGAATATCATCCACGCCAAAAGTATCATGCACGGCAAAACCTCGATGGTTTATCACCATAATATCGGGGTATTCCATGGGCTGAATAATCCATTCCAGGCCACCCGTTACCATTCCCTGGTGATCGAGCAATCGACCCTGCCCGAGTGCCTGGAAATCACCGCCTGGACCGAGGATAAGGCTGGGAATATCGGGGAAATCATGGGCGTCCGCCATCGGGAGTTGGATATCGAGGGGGTGCAGTTCCATCCCGAATCGATCCTGACCGAGCAGGGGCATGAGCTGTTGGGGAATTTTTTGCGGCGGTAG
- a CDS encoding serine/threonine protein kinase, whose amino-acid sequence MDVDDFGDLCMGCMKDKGNSACCPQCGYRPDPQRNVFALPYQTILNNKFLVGRILGHPGGFGITYLALDLVLHTPLAIKEYLPRGLAVRDTLNLKVVPHGGEDSERFSYGMGQFLQEARTLCKFSHPNVVRVREFFQQNNTAYLAMDYYEGISLTEYLGRNGGKLPEATALAFILPILDGLAEIHAKGFLHRDIKPANIYLTQGGSPILLDFGAARQALGGHGAQTLSVILTPGFAPFEQYLERAEFGPSTDIYAVGATLYYLLTGERPQEATHRCRRDEVLPPEQLEPSITPAVGQAIMRALAIEPEQRPQTIQEFKALLLAGGAAAPAPRPTPPPPPERSTPGRLRLICRECGERNTVPTDISLSLLGCAGCGASLAPPSTRKRLPAWVWPALGAASGVGALVAVAGLAWFEPAGMEGSGGMAEAARQPSATPGPPQGLQSGSNPLYPPPQNAIDICQGKALDAVCWIQPPDREAEPGRCRQVHAYFACVPDSFLGGAGGPIPP is encoded by the coding sequence ATGGATGTCGATGATTTCGGTGATTTATGCATGGGCTGCATGAAGGACAAGGGCAACTCGGCCTGCTGCCCCCAATGCGGTTATCGACCGGACCCGCAACGGAATGTATTCGCCCTGCCCTACCAAACCATCCTCAACAACAAATTCCTGGTCGGGCGCATCCTGGGCCATCCCGGCGGCTTCGGCATCACCTATCTGGCCTTGGATTTGGTGCTGCACACCCCCTTGGCGATCAAGGAATACCTGCCCCGCGGCCTGGCGGTCCGCGACACCCTGAACCTCAAGGTCGTCCCCCATGGCGGCGAGGACAGCGAGCGGTTCAGCTACGGGATGGGGCAATTCCTGCAAGAGGCCCGCACCCTGTGCAAGTTCAGCCACCCCAACGTGGTCCGGGTCCGGGAGTTTTTCCAACAGAATAATACCGCCTATCTCGCCATGGATTATTACGAAGGGATATCCCTGACGGAATACCTGGGACGCAACGGCGGCAAACTCCCCGAGGCCACGGCCCTGGCCTTTATCCTGCCGATCCTCGATGGTTTGGCGGAAATCCACGCCAAGGGTTTTCTGCACCGCGATATCAAACCCGCCAATATCTATCTGACCCAGGGCGGCTCCCCGATCCTGCTGGATTTCGGAGCCGCCCGCCAAGCCCTGGGCGGGCACGGCGCCCAAACCCTATCGGTGATCCTGACCCCAGGATTCGCCCCGTTCGAGCAATACCTGGAACGGGCGGAATTCGGCCCCTCCACCGACATCTATGCCGTCGGAGCCACGCTGTACTACCTCCTGACCGGGGAAAGACCCCAGGAGGCCACCCACCGCTGCCGCCGGGACGAGGTGCTGCCGCCGGAACAATTGGAACCCTCGATCACGCCCGCGGTGGGCCAGGCCATCATGCGGGCCTTGGCCATCGAGCCGGAACAGCGTCCGCAAACGATCCAGGAATTCAAGGCCCTGCTCCTGGCCGGGGGAGCGGCGGCACCGGCCCCCCGGCCGACACCGCCGCCCCCGCCGGAACGGTCCACGCCAGGGCGTTTGCGCCTCATCTGCCGCGAATGCGGGGAGCGCAACACGGTGCCGACCGATATCAGCCTGAGCCTGCTCGGCTGCGCGGGTTGCGGCGCGAGCCTCGCGCCGCCATCGACCAGGAAACGGCTTCCTGCCTGGGTCTGGCCGGCGTTGGGCGCGGCGTCAGGCGTGGGCGCGCTGGTGGCCGTGGCCGGACTGGCGTGGTTCGAGCCGGCCGGGATGGAGGGTAGCGGCGGCATGGCGGAAGCGGCGCGGCAACCCTCCGCCACCCCCGGCCCTCCCCAGGGTTTGCAATCCGGGAGCAATCCCCTCTACCCGCCCCCACAAAACGCCATCGACATCTGCCAGGGCAAGGCACTGGACGCGGTTTGCTGGATACAGCCGCCGGACCGGGAGGCGGAGCCGGGACGCTGCCGGCAGGTCCACGCCTATTTCGCCTGCGTGCCCGACAGTTTTCTGGGCGGGGCCGGCGGGCCGATACCGCCGTGA